The Nitrospinaceae bacterium genome window below encodes:
- the dnaA gene encoding chromosomal replication initiator protein DnaA, which translates to MNSKDILWQQCLKEIEEQILPENYATWFTPTYPYAMQNESLTIAVPNNFFKKCLQENYQDLIETTLETLLKKRTQVDFFVDNESKRENRALTLSQEAPKTDQPRITPINNGGDLKRPSLNPKYKFSNFVVGSSNQFAHAAALAVGNNPALAYNPLFIYGAVGLGKTHLLHAIGHQILEIDPLANVRYLSAETFTVDLIESLKRDEMPAFRKRYRPLDVLLIDDIQFLAGKDRTQEEFFYTFNTLYESHKQIVISSDKYPKDMQNMEERLRSRFESGVVTDINHPDVETKVAILYKKAELHKKIIPQDVAIFIASNIKSNIRELEGLLLRIIAYASFTNREISLDLAKEALKEFTYDKTKNFTIPNIMKTVASYFNLKTSDLKSKKRSREISFPRQIAMYLCREYTKASLPDIGKQFGGKDHTTVIFSHKKITKNVQENNQLAKNIQDIIEKIEGE; encoded by the coding sequence ATGAATTCAAAGGACATTCTTTGGCAACAGTGTTTGAAGGAAATCGAGGAACAAATATTGCCCGAGAATTACGCCACCTGGTTCACGCCCACTTATCCTTATGCGATGCAAAACGAGTCGCTCACGATAGCTGTTCCAAATAACTTTTTTAAAAAATGCCTGCAGGAAAATTATCAGGACTTGATCGAGACAACTCTTGAAACGCTATTAAAAAAGAGAACCCAGGTGGATTTTTTTGTTGACAATGAATCTAAAAGAGAAAACCGGGCTTTGACCTTAAGCCAGGAGGCCCCGAAAACGGACCAACCGAGGATCACCCCCATAAACAATGGCGGAGACCTCAAGAGGCCCTCCTTGAACCCCAAGTACAAATTTTCCAATTTTGTCGTGGGGTCCAGCAATCAATTCGCTCATGCCGCGGCGCTGGCGGTGGGCAATAATCCCGCTTTGGCCTATAATCCGCTGTTCATATATGGGGCCGTCGGTTTGGGGAAAACCCATCTTCTGCATGCCATCGGCCATCAGATCCTGGAAATCGATCCGCTGGCAAATGTCCGCTACCTTTCTGCGGAAACGTTTACGGTCGATTTGATCGAATCTCTGAAAAGAGACGAAATGCCGGCTTTTCGAAAACGATACCGTCCGCTCGATGTCCTATTGATAGATGATATTCAGTTTCTGGCTGGAAAAGATCGAACCCAGGAAGAGTTCTTCTATACGTTTAATACATTGTACGAATCTCATAAGCAGATCGTCATATCCAGCGACAAGTACCCCAAGGATATGCAAAACATGGAGGAACGCCTGCGCTCCCGGTTTGAATCCGGAGTCGTGACGGACATCAATCATCCCGATGTGGAAACCAAAGTCGCTATTCTTTACAAGAAAGCCGAACTCCACAAAAAAATCATTCCGCAGGATGTCGCCATTTTCATCGCCAGTAACATCAAGTCCAATATTAGAGAGTTGGAAGGGTTATTGCTCAGAATCATCGCTTACGCTTCATTCACAAACCGGGAAATATCGTTAGACCTGGCAAAAGAAGCCCTGAAGGAATTCACCTACGATAAAACCAAAAATTTCACTATTCCGAACATAATGAAAACGGTGGCCTCCTATTTCAATCTAAAAACTTCGGACCTGAAATCAAAAAAACGTTCCCGCGAAATTTCCTTTCCCCGGCAAATTGCCATGTATCTGTGCCGGGAATACACCAAAGCATCGCTCCCGGATATCGGAAAACAGTTCGGCGGGAAAGACCACACCACGGTTATTTTCTCGCATAAGAAAATTACAAAAAATGTTCAGGAAAATAACCAATTAGCCAAAAATATTCAGGACATTATCGAAAAAATCGAAGGTGAATAA
- a CDS encoding RNA polymerase sigma factor, with product MNREVIDSSQWVDKYADMLFRFTLVRVKDEDQAEEIVQNTFLAALQSQGSFAGLSSEKTWLFGILKHKIMDHFRKVSKEKTSDLEMDDDRDPCESEFDGKGHWQALPIRWGINPEKAAENRELVKILETCMDKLSAKFRQIFVLREIEGLQSETICAEFGISPNNLWVMLHRTRNQLKKCLEVHLFEKDPNG from the coding sequence ATGAATCGTGAAGTGATCGACAGCAGTCAATGGGTGGATAAATATGCAGATATGCTGTTCCGGTTTACCCTTGTCCGGGTCAAAGATGAGGACCAGGCGGAAGAGATCGTGCAGAATACCTTTCTGGCGGCCTTGCAGTCGCAGGGGTCGTTTGCCGGCCTGTCTTCCGAAAAAACCTGGCTCTTTGGGATCTTGAAGCACAAAATCATGGATCATTTCCGCAAAGTCAGCAAGGAAAAGACCTCCGATCTGGAAATGGATGATGACCGCGATCCTTGTGAGTCTGAATTTGACGGCAAAGGGCATTGGCAGGCACTTCCCATCCGGTGGGGAATCAATCCTGAGAAAGCGGCGGAAAACAGGGAGCTGGTTAAAATACTTGAGACCTGCATGGATAAACTTTCCGCCAAATTTCGGCAAATTTTTGTTTTGCGGGAAATAGAAGGCCTGCAGTCCGAAACAATCTGTGCGGAGTTCGGGATAAGCCCCAATAATTTGTGGGTCATGCTTCACCGCACCCGCAATCAACTCAAAAAATGCCTGGAAGTTCATCTTTTTGAAAAAGACCCCAATGGCTGA
- the dnaX gene encoding DNA polymerase III subunit gamma/tau — MEFQVSARKWRPQKFSELVGQEHIVRTLINAIELNRVSHAYLFSGTRGVGKTTSARILAKALNCQNPNGCEPCDACPPCLEIKEGTSLDVQEIDGASNNGVGEVRDLVENIQYAASSLKYKVYIIDEVHMLSKSAFNALLKTLEEPPPRVIFIFATTELNKIPETILSRCQCFEFKPLSHKQIIQQLDLIGKHEGIEIDPKSLDEIAKTGSGSMRDAQSLLDQVIAFSGKQVTPGSVESVLGIVGQSALETFVDHLIAGDPSALIEQVQQIANSGKDLNFFCRDLVETIRNLLMFQVAKKPETILDSETCDFAVLARQSQALHKDQWQQMFTVLSRAESEMKRSSLSRAVFEMAVLRLTDIRPFNEIDALIETINRAESEPVSEDRLVITPQPKKESTPLRSDSPGVSREDPEENSRMGSWENIKKEIVKKKASFGHYLMVCELIKLTDSTIHLSVSDPYTKELIEKEESIQAIREGVKAVCQRAVQVQLSLKTQNKTEPGNAPVKNGQEKKTLNDYNDKSQIAESEIIREALDIFGGVVTR; from the coding sequence ATGGAATTCCAGGTTTCTGCACGTAAATGGCGTCCTCAGAAATTCAGCGAACTGGTCGGGCAGGAGCACATCGTCCGCACCCTGATCAATGCCATCGAGCTCAACCGGGTGTCGCACGCCTATTTATTTTCCGGAACCCGCGGTGTGGGAAAAACCACATCGGCTCGAATCCTTGCCAAAGCGTTGAACTGCCAGAACCCGAACGGTTGTGAGCCCTGCGATGCCTGCCCGCCTTGTCTTGAGATCAAGGAGGGAACCAGCCTCGATGTGCAGGAGATCGACGGAGCCTCCAACAACGGGGTCGGGGAAGTCCGAGATCTTGTCGAGAACATCCAGTATGCCGCGTCCTCTCTAAAATATAAAGTTTACATCATCGACGAAGTGCACATGCTCTCAAAGAGCGCCTTCAACGCGCTCCTTAAAACTTTGGAAGAACCGCCGCCCAGGGTGATTTTTATTTTCGCCACCACGGAGTTGAACAAGATTCCCGAAACCATTCTTTCGCGGTGTCAGTGCTTCGAGTTCAAACCCCTGTCGCATAAACAAATTATTCAACAGTTGGATCTGATCGGCAAGCATGAAGGCATCGAAATCGATCCGAAGAGCCTGGACGAAATTGCGAAAACCGGCTCCGGCAGTATGCGCGATGCGCAGAGCCTGCTCGATCAGGTGATCGCCTTCAGCGGAAAACAGGTGACGCCAGGCTCCGTCGAATCGGTTCTTGGTATCGTTGGGCAAAGCGCTCTCGAAACGTTTGTGGACCATTTGATCGCAGGCGACCCGTCGGCGCTCATCGAACAGGTTCAGCAAATCGCCAATTCAGGCAAGGATTTGAATTTCTTTTGCCGTGATCTTGTGGAAACCATTCGCAATCTTTTGATGTTTCAAGTTGCTAAGAAGCCGGAGACGATCCTCGATTCTGAAACCTGCGATTTTGCGGTGCTTGCCCGACAGTCTCAGGCGTTGCATAAGGATCAGTGGCAACAGATGTTCACCGTTCTTTCCCGTGCGGAGTCGGAAATGAAACGCAGTTCTCTTTCGCGGGCGGTGTTTGAAATGGCGGTCCTGCGTTTAACGGATATCCGCCCGTTTAACGAAATCGATGCGTTGATTGAAACCATCAACCGGGCGGAAAGCGAGCCCGTCAGTGAAGACAGGCTGGTGATCACGCCACAGCCCAAAAAAGAGTCAACTCCGCTTAGGAGCGACAGCCCTGGTGTTAGCAGAGAAGATCCGGAAGAAAACTCAAGGATGGGATCGTGGGAAAATATCAAAAAGGAGATTGTGAAGAAAAAAGCTTCTTTTGGGCATTACCTCATGGTGTGTGAACTCATTAAACTCACTGACTCAACGATTCATCTCAGTGTTTCCGATCCTTACACCAAGGAGTTGATCGAAAAAGAGGAAAGCATTCAAGCGATTCGGGAGGGGGTGAAGGCGGTTTGCCAGCGAGCGGTGCAGGTACAGCTTTCTTTGAAAACACAAAATAAAACAGAGCCTGGTAATGCGCCAGTGAAAAACGGCCAAGAAAAAAAAACTCTGAATGACTATAATGATAAGAGTCAAATCGCCGAATCCGAAATCATCCGGGAAGCTCTCGATATCTTTGGCGGGGTGGTTACACGCTGA
- a CDS encoding nucleoid-associated protein, YbaB/EbfC family: protein MENNLGSIFKQAKELQSKMADIQKDLAGKTVEVSTGGGMVKITANGIHQILSVQIDEELINMQDREVLEDLVLAAMNEVHRKVKELAQEEMTRLTGGIKIPGLFPNT from the coding sequence ATGGAAAATAATCTGGGCTCGATTTTTAAACAGGCGAAAGAACTGCAATCGAAAATGGCCGATATCCAGAAAGATCTGGCCGGCAAAACGGTCGAGGTATCCACAGGCGGCGGCATGGTAAAAATCACCGCTAACGGGATTCACCAGATCCTGTCGGTTCAAATTGATGAAGAACTCATCAATATGCAGGACCGGGAGGTGTTAGAAGACCTGGTGCTTGCGGCCATGAACGAAGTCCATCGAAAAGTCAAAGAACTGGCTCAGGAAGAAATGACCCGGCTGACAGGCGGAATCAAAATTCCCGGATTGTTTCCCAATACCTGA
- the recR gene encoding recombination protein RecR — protein MTLLRIAYIVKRPQAVTDLVDELKKLPGIGQKTAERLSFFVMRGPAERALKLAQAIQNVKEKIILCDQCHGITEKNPCDICQDPGRDHSQVCVVEEPYDVYVLENVGQYRGVYHVLMGVVSPLDGVGPSELTIDALKEKIEQGNIKEVILATNPDMEGESTAVYIAKVLKPLAVKVTRIARGLPIGSDIEYADTVTLMKSLEGRSEMR, from the coding sequence ATGACCCTTTTACGTATTGCCTACATCGTGAAAAGACCGCAAGCGGTTACAGATCTGGTCGATGAATTAAAAAAACTGCCGGGGATCGGCCAGAAAACCGCCGAGCGGCTTTCCTTTTTTGTGATGCGCGGTCCTGCCGAACGGGCGTTGAAGCTGGCTCAGGCGATTCAAAACGTCAAGGAAAAGATCATCCTTTGCGACCAATGCCACGGCATCACTGAAAAAAATCCGTGTGACATCTGCCAGGACCCAGGGCGTGACCATTCGCAGGTCTGCGTGGTGGAAGAACCTTATGATGTTTATGTTCTGGAAAATGTCGGGCAATATCGAGGCGTTTACCATGTGTTGATGGGGGTCGTTTCGCCTTTGGACGGGGTTGGGCCGTCGGAATTGACCATCGACGCCCTCAAAGAGAAAATTGAACAGGGAAATATTAAAGAAGTGATCCTTGCCACCAATCCGGATATGGAAGGCGAATCCACCGCGGTTTATATCGCAAAAGTCTTAAAGCCGCTTGCGGTCAAGGTGACGCGGATCGCCCGCGGCCTGCCCATCGGCTCGGACATCGAATATGCCGACACCGTGACTTTGATGAAGTCACTGGAAGGACGGAGCGAAATGCGCTAA
- the serS gene encoding serine--tRNA ligase, with translation MLDIKTIREHLEEVRARLERRGEGTSRALTDFLPLEEERRRHLSESEALKNKKKKLSAEVGKLKQQGKDAAKEMEEVKSINFAIKELDEKARKSENKILETLLNIPNLPDDSIPDGQDESANQTVREWGKKPEFSFAPKTHVELGEALGLLDFKRAAKIAGSRFAVFKGAGAKLLRALINFMLDVQTRENGYQELYPPFMVNRESMQGTGQLPKFEEDLFKLKDDPYYLIPTAEVPVTNYHRDEVLKEELLPIRYTAYTPCFRREAGSYGKDTSGLIRQHQFDKVEMVKFVQPERSAEELESLVENAESILQKLNLHYRVVVLCAGDLGFSAAKTYDLEVWIPSQNTFREISSCSNFTDYQARRAKIRFKRSDGAKPEFAHTLNGSGLAAGRLFLAVMENYQQADGSVIVPEILQPYMHGRKIIGQEK, from the coding sequence ATGCTGGATATCAAAACCATCAGAGAACATCTGGAAGAAGTGAGGGCCCGCCTGGAACGCCGGGGCGAGGGGACTTCACGTGCGCTCACCGATTTTCTGCCACTTGAAGAAGAGCGGCGACGGCACCTGTCGGAATCCGAGGCGCTGAAAAACAAAAAAAAGAAACTCTCCGCCGAAGTGGGAAAGCTCAAACAACAAGGAAAAGATGCGGCAAAAGAAATGGAAGAGGTCAAGAGCATTAACTTCGCTATCAAGGAACTCGATGAAAAAGCCCGGAAATCAGAAAATAAAATTTTAGAAACTCTGCTCAACATTCCCAATCTTCCAGACGACTCCATCCCCGATGGGCAGGACGAGTCCGCCAATCAAACGGTCAGGGAGTGGGGCAAAAAACCGGAGTTTTCTTTCGCTCCTAAAACCCATGTTGAACTCGGGGAAGCGCTGGGCTTACTGGACTTCAAACGCGCGGCAAAGATCGCCGGATCGCGTTTTGCGGTTTTTAAAGGCGCCGGAGCCAAATTGTTGCGCGCCTTAATCAACTTCATGCTCGATGTGCAGACGAGGGAAAACGGCTATCAGGAACTGTACCCGCCGTTTATGGTCAACCGGGAAAGCATGCAGGGAACCGGACAGCTTCCCAAGTTTGAAGAGGACCTGTTTAAACTCAAGGATGATCCGTATTACTTGATTCCGACGGCAGAGGTTCCCGTCACGAACTATCATCGCGACGAAGTGCTCAAGGAAGAATTGCTGCCCATCCGCTATACTGCCTACACCCCCTGTTTTCGCAGAGAAGCCGGGTCGTATGGAAAAGACACTTCAGGTCTCATCCGTCAGCACCAGTTTGACAAAGTGGAAATGGTCAAGTTCGTTCAGCCGGAGCGGTCTGCGGAGGAGTTGGAGTCTCTGGTGGAAAATGCCGAATCCATATTGCAGAAGTTGAACCTGCATTACCGGGTGGTGGTTTTGTGCGCGGGGGACCTTGGATTTTCAGCAGCAAAAACCTACGACCTGGAGGTCTGGATTCCCAGCCAGAATACCTTCCGGGAAATTTCTTCCTGCAGCAATTTTACGGATTACCAGGCGAGGCGGGCTAAGATCCGTTTCAAGCGGAGCGATGGGGCAAAACCGGAATTCGCCCACACCCTAAATGGCTCCGGTCTGGCGGCGGGACGCCTCTTTCTAGCGGTTATGGAAAATTACCAGCAGGCAGATGGGTCGGTTATTGTCCCTGAGATTCTACAACCTTATATGCATGGCAGAAAGATTATCGGTCAGGAGAAATAG
- a CDS encoding histidine kinase — translation MTNRAQEIRSFVLENIPSHPKNIVAVTAESFNVTRMTVHRHLNRLLRDKKIVKTGTTKGAEYCLKTSLDKTLIFQIEPETHADQVWTDYLEDDFSRLSNPVKEICRFAFVQIFDNALFHSGGKGVVVKTVWKKDSLELNIIDDGAGLFQGIKKALGFNDIREGVLQLSKGKFTTASSGHQGQGIFWVSRLCDVFGIFSNGLFYCKDNLRDDWFLENRKISKSKGTKVSMAIGFHSARTLSQVIQQYGGDELEAPLIHTTEILIQLSQMKDEPYISRAQAKRALHGAERFQRVVLDFKNIPTVGQAFVDEVFHVFRSEHPKTDLKSIHANPDVQFMIEKSLPVFEKTT, via the coding sequence ATGACCAATCGAGCCCAGGAAATCCGATCGTTTGTGTTGGAAAATATCCCCAGCCACCCCAAGAATATTGTGGCGGTTACCGCAGAATCTTTTAATGTGACCCGAATGACGGTGCATCGTCATTTGAATCGACTGTTGCGCGATAAAAAAATCGTCAAAACCGGGACCACCAAGGGAGCCGAGTATTGTCTCAAAACCTCTTTGGATAAAACGCTTATCTTCCAGATCGAGCCGGAAACTCATGCGGATCAGGTGTGGACGGATTATTTGGAGGATGATTTTAGCCGACTTTCGAACCCGGTGAAGGAAATCTGCCGTTTTGCGTTTGTGCAGATATTCGACAACGCGCTCTTCCATTCGGGAGGGAAAGGCGTCGTGGTGAAAACGGTTTGGAAAAAGGACTCGCTGGAACTCAATATCATCGACGACGGAGCCGGTCTTTTCCAGGGCATTAAAAAAGCCCTTGGATTTAACGATATCCGGGAAGGGGTTTTGCAGTTGTCGAAAGGAAAATTCACAACCGCCTCCAGCGGTCATCAGGGGCAGGGGATTTTTTGGGTCTCCCGATTGTGCGACGTGTTTGGGATCTTTTCCAATGGTTTGTTTTACTGTAAGGACAATCTCAGGGACGACTGGTTTCTGGAAAATAGAAAAATATCCAAATCCAAGGGGACAAAGGTTTCCATGGCCATTGGCTTCCATTCCGCGCGGACGTTATCGCAGGTGATCCAACAATACGGCGGTGATGAATTAGAGGCTCCGCTTATTCATACGACGGAAATCCTGATTCAGCTCAGTCAGATGAAAGACGAGCCGTACATTTCCAGGGCCCAGGCCAAACGCGCGCTTCACGGAGCGGAAAGGTTTCAGCGCGTGGTCCTGGATTTTAAAAACATTCCCACCGTGGGGCAGGCGTTTGTAGATGAAGTGTTCCATGTTTTCCGGTCGGAACATCCGAAAACGGATCTCAAAAGTATCCATGCCAACCCGGATGTGCAATTCATGATCGAGAAAAGCCTGCCGGTTTTTGAAAAAACAACTTAG
- the gyrA gene encoding DNA gyrase subunit A has product MPETIDLINIDDEMQSAYMDYAMSVIIGRALPDVRDGLKPVHRRVLYAMHEAGNVWNRPYKKSARIVGDVLGKYHPHGDTAVYDTIVRLAQDFSQRYLIVDGQGNFGSIDGDSAAAMRYTEIRMAEVTQELLRDLEKDTVRFDPNYDESLEEPVVLPASFPHLLVNGSSGIAVGMATNIPPHNLGEIIDAAIHLIANPDCSIDELIGIIPGPDFPTKGMIYGTAGIRSAYRTGRGLIKVRGRAEVEPMEKGDRERIVINEIPYQVNKAKLVEKIAELVRDKRLEGISDLRDESDREGIRVVLELKRGSVAQVVLNTLYKNTQLQETFGIIMLALVNQQPKVLNLKEILWNFILFRKEVITRRTQFDLRKAREREHIFEGLKIALDNLDDVVQVIRQSENPSVAKDELMARFGLSEIQAKAILDMRLQRLTGLERQKILDELEAIKQEILKLENILAHEQVKLDIITGELTEIKGKYGDERRTEIVESDDHDIDIEDMIADEDVVVVYSRGGYIKRQSADNYSAQRRGGKGIKGMDLREEDVVEKLFIASTLSSLLIFTSIGKVHLLKVYRIPEVSRIAKGKSVANLLHLQSGETISSILSVREFQEDKSVVVVTENGVVKKSSLMGYRKPRQGGIIGLTLDEGDRVIAAELCEDDKEILLATHMGYSIRFQASEIRAIGRTGRGVRGIKLRDGDRVVGAEIVEPGHMLLTVTDKGYGKRTKLEEYSIQGRGGFGVMTIRCNEKTGSVIGIHQVTDAEELLLITSSGNIVRLKVSEISVIGRNTQGVRLVGLGPDNRVVSVEKLVE; this is encoded by the coding sequence GTGCCGGAAACGATTGATCTGATCAATATTGACGACGAGATGCAGAGCGCCTACATGGATTACGCCATGAGCGTGATCATCGGGCGCGCCCTGCCGGATGTGCGGGACGGGCTGAAGCCCGTTCATCGCCGGGTGCTCTACGCGATGCACGAAGCGGGAAACGTTTGGAACCGGCCGTATAAAAAATCCGCACGCATTGTCGGGGATGTTCTGGGTAAATACCACCCGCATGGGGACACAGCGGTTTACGACACCATCGTCCGGCTTGCTCAGGATTTTTCGCAACGCTATCTGATCGTCGACGGTCAGGGAAACTTCGGCTCGATTGACGGCGATTCCGCTGCCGCCATGCGGTACACCGAAATCCGTATGGCCGAAGTGACGCAGGAGCTTCTGCGCGATCTCGAAAAAGACACCGTCCGTTTTGACCCGAATTACGATGAGTCTCTGGAAGAACCGGTGGTTCTTCCGGCAAGTTTTCCGCACCTCCTGGTGAATGGATCCTCAGGAATTGCCGTGGGAATGGCGACCAACATACCTCCTCACAACCTTGGCGAAATCATTGATGCCGCCATTCACCTGATCGCGAATCCCGATTGCTCCATCGACGAACTCATTGGCATCATTCCCGGACCCGATTTTCCTACAAAAGGCATGATCTATGGAACGGCGGGTATCCGTTCTGCTTATCGGACCGGGCGCGGGTTGATCAAGGTTCGTGGGCGGGCAGAAGTGGAACCCATGGAAAAGGGGGACCGCGAGCGCATCGTGATCAACGAGATTCCCTATCAGGTCAATAAAGCAAAGTTGGTGGAAAAAATTGCCGAGTTGGTTCGCGATAAACGTCTGGAAGGAATTTCTGACCTGAGAGATGAATCGGACCGGGAAGGCATCCGTGTGGTTCTGGAGTTGAAGAGGGGATCCGTGGCTCAGGTTGTGCTGAATACGCTCTATAAAAACACCCAGTTACAGGAAACGTTCGGTATCATCATGCTGGCCCTGGTCAACCAGCAACCCAAGGTGTTGAACCTCAAAGAAATCCTGTGGAACTTCATTCTCTTCCGCAAGGAAGTGATCACCCGGCGGACGCAGTTTGATTTGAGAAAAGCCAGGGAACGGGAGCATATCTTTGAAGGGTTGAAGATCGCCCTCGATAATCTGGACGACGTGGTGCAAGTGATTCGTCAATCGGAAAATCCCTCTGTTGCAAAAGACGAATTGATGGCGCGTTTCGGTCTTTCGGAAATACAAGCGAAGGCTATTTTGGACATGCGTCTGCAGCGGCTGACCGGGTTGGAGCGGCAAAAAATTCTCGACGAACTGGAAGCCATCAAACAGGAAATTTTAAAGCTCGAAAATATTCTCGCTCACGAACAGGTGAAGCTGGACATCATCACCGGCGAGCTGACGGAGATAAAAGGAAAGTACGGCGATGAGCGGCGCACCGAGATCGTTGAATCGGATGATCATGACATCGATATCGAAGATATGATCGCTGATGAAGACGTTGTTGTCGTCTATTCGCGCGGCGGCTACATCAAGCGGCAAAGCGCCGACAATTACAGTGCCCAGCGCCGGGGCGGCAAGGGCATCAAGGGAATGGATTTAAGAGAAGAGGATGTGGTCGAAAAACTATTCATCGCTTCGACCCTGAGCTCTCTTTTGATTTTCACCAGCATTGGCAAGGTGCACCTGTTGAAGGTCTACCGGATTCCCGAAGTCAGCCGCATTGCCAAGGGCAAATCGGTAGCCAACCTATTGCACTTGCAATCCGGGGAAACTATTTCCAGTATTCTTTCAGTCCGCGAATTTCAGGAAGATAAATCCGTGGTGGTTGTGACGGAAAACGGGGTTGTAAAAAAATCTTCTCTGATGGGTTATCGCAAACCAAGACAGGGAGGAATCATCGGTCTGACTCTTGATGAAGGCGACCGGGTGATCGCCGCCGAATTGTGCGAAGACGATAAGGAAATACTGCTGGCCACGCATATGGGTTATTCCATCCGTTTTCAAGCCAGTGAAATCCGCGCCATTGGCAGAACCGGCCGGGGGGTGCGCGGCATCAAACTTCGCGATGGCGACCGGGTCGTCGGCGCCGAAATTGTGGAGCCTGGCCACATGCTCCTCACCGTCACCGATAAAGGTTACGGTAAGCGCACCAAGCTGGAAGAATATTCCATCCAGGGCCGTGGCGGGTTTGGGGTCATGACCATTCGTTGCAACGAAAAAACAGGCTCGGTCATCGGTATTCATCAGGTCACAGACGCCGAGGAGCTTTTGCTCATCACGTCGAGCGGAAATATTGTCCGCCTCAAAGTCAGCGAAATTTCTGTGATCGGGCGAAATACCCAGGGTGTGCGGTTGGTTGGTTTGGGGCCTGACAATCGAGTGGTCAGCGTGGAAAAGCTGGTCGAGTGA
- a CDS encoding portal protein, translating to MKLFQWFKNRNTKQSAITRALTMFLPLGQGISSNTDYASLAREGYGKNSVVFACIKEIAQAAAGVDWLLYQLQPNGARKEIATHPLLKLIARPNPLQGKFEFIEAVVGYLYLSGNSYLEMVGPGSSALENGNSLPREMYALRPDRMRVLPHAVNLIAGYEYRVKGQSLRLSRDQVLHLKLFHPEDDWYGLSPVQVAALAIDKINTGDKWNSALLQNSAVPSGALVSKERLTDDQFNRLKTEMREQIQGVQNAREPLLLEQDLDWKELGISPRDMDWIEGLKFSALQIAQVYNVPPELIGLQPATYQNRREGRKALYTEVVCPALNRLRDAFNNGLTPKFGQNLFLDYDKDRIEALAEDQESLWKRANESHFLTLNEKRHLVGFEELPGGDVLAAPEKNSPS from the coding sequence ATGAAACTTTTTCAATGGTTTAAAAATAGAAACACGAAACAAAGCGCCATCACCCGGGCGCTCACGATGTTTCTGCCGCTTGGCCAGGGAATTTCCAGCAACACGGATTATGCCTCCCTCGCCAGGGAAGGTTACGGGAAAAACAGCGTTGTCTTTGCCTGCATCAAGGAAATCGCCCAGGCCGCGGCAGGGGTCGACTGGCTGCTTTATCAGTTACAGCCCAATGGCGCCCGCAAGGAGATCGCCACTCATCCGTTGCTCAAGTTGATTGCTAGACCCAATCCCCTGCAGGGAAAATTCGAATTTATCGAAGCCGTGGTCGGCTACCTTTACCTTTCCGGGAATTCCTATTTGGAAATGGTGGGGCCGGGTTCTTCGGCTCTGGAAAATGGGAACTCCCTGCCACGAGAAATGTATGCTCTGCGTCCGGATCGCATGCGTGTACTTCCGCATGCAGTGAACCTGATCGCGGGTTACGAGTACCGCGTCAAAGGTCAGAGCCTCAGGCTTTCCAGAGATCAGGTCCTGCATTTGAAACTGTTTCATCCAGAAGACGACTGGTATGGATTGTCACCGGTCCAGGTGGCGGCGCTGGCGATCGATAAAATCAACACGGGTGACAAATGGAATTCTGCGCTTTTACAAAATTCCGCCGTTCCCTCCGGCGCTCTGGTGTCCAAGGAACGGTTGACCGACGATCAGTTCAACCGATTAAAAACGGAAATGCGGGAACAGATTCAAGGCGTTCAAAATGCCAGGGAGCCTCTTCTTTTGGAGCAGGATCTGGATTGGAAGGAACTCGGTATCTCGCCCAGGGACATGGACTGGATCGAGGGTTTAAAGTTCAGCGCCCTGCAAATCGCCCAGGTCTACAATGTCCCCCCGGAATTGATCGGCCTGCAGCCGGCCACTTATCAAAACCGCCGGGAAGGCAGAAAAGCGCTGTACACCGAGGTCGTCTGCCCGGCATTAAACCGTTTACGCGATGCCTTCAACAATGGGTTGACACCAAAATTCGGACAAAATCTTTTCCTGGATTATGACAAGGACAGGATCGAAGCCCTGGCGGAGGATCAGGAATCGTTATGGAAGCGTGCCAATGAAAGTCATTTTTTGACTCTCAATGAAAAACGACATCTGGTTGGATTCGAAGAACTTCCCGGCGGCGATGTTTTAGCGGCCCCTGAAAAAAATTCCCCCTCTTAA